The following coding sequences lie in one Spirosoma sp. KUDC1026 genomic window:
- a CDS encoding glycosyltransferase family 4 protein, translating into MIHNSGIGVYIREYINYIVQEKIFDKITLIGKPELLKRYFGQFSNWECVEADFPIYSITEQIKLPRLIPACDLFWSPHYNIPLFPIKARKRLVTVPDVFHLAHANTLPLKQQVYAKLVTNAAVKLSNKVVTISEYSAQEIKRLTGVGKPKVETVLLGLNTSEFTVSQSLEIQKQVKALYGLPDRYILFVGNVKPHKNLQTLVDAFSLLLQDQPDLYLLIAGKKEGFITGDKELFERIEKNETLAKRIKFSGYVDSEHLPVIYNMASLFVFPSLYEGFGFPPLEAMACGCPVVASNRASIPEVCGESAFYVDPTNPAEIAQGIEQVLTHKELRNKLIEKGFMQVQKYKWKDSDQHFVRIIKSMI; encoded by the coding sequence ATGATACACAATTCTGGTATTGGCGTATACATTCGTGAATACATAAACTATATTGTTCAGGAAAAGATATTTGATAAAATTACCCTTATAGGTAAGCCTGAACTATTAAAACGATATTTTGGTCAGTTTTCGAACTGGGAATGTGTAGAAGCAGATTTTCCTATCTACTCGATAACAGAACAAATAAAGTTACCGCGTCTTATCCCGGCCTGTGATTTATTCTGGTCTCCTCATTACAATATACCTCTATTTCCTATTAAAGCCAGGAAGAGATTAGTTACCGTTCCAGACGTATTCCATCTGGCTCACGCTAATACTTTACCGCTTAAGCAACAGGTATACGCAAAATTAGTTACAAACGCTGCTGTTAAGCTATCAAATAAAGTCGTAACGATATCGGAATATTCAGCCCAGGAAATTAAACGGCTAACAGGCGTGGGTAAACCTAAGGTTGAAACAGTCCTGCTGGGATTAAATACGTCGGAGTTTACCGTATCACAAAGCCTGGAAATACAGAAACAGGTAAAAGCATTATATGGCTTACCTGATCGGTACATACTATTTGTTGGAAATGTAAAGCCTCACAAGAATTTACAAACGCTGGTCGATGCTTTTTCGTTGCTGTTACAGGATCAACCTGACTTGTATTTGTTAATTGCGGGTAAAAAGGAAGGATTTATTACCGGTGATAAAGAACTCTTTGAGCGGATTGAGAAAAATGAGACGCTGGCCAAACGTATAAAGTTTTCGGGTTATGTAGACTCAGAACATCTGCCTGTAATCTACAACATGGCTTCTTTATTTGTTTTTCCTTCTTTGTATGAAGGGTTTGGTTTCCCTCCGCTTGAAGCAATGGCCTGCGGCTGTCCTGTCGTTGCGTCCAATCGAGCAAGTATTCCCGAAGTATGCGGTGAGAGTGCGTTCTATGTAGATCCGACCAATCCGGCTGAAATTGCTCAAGGTATAGAACAGGTATTAACCCATAAAGAACTACGTAATAAGTTGATTGAAAAAGGGTTTATGCAGGTTCAGAAATATAAATGGAAGGATTCTGACCAACACTTTGTTAGGATAATCAAGTCAATGATATAG
- a CDS encoding glycosyltransferase, with the protein MKIALVQDGLMCRAGGEQVALCFHKAFPEAPIYTQCYQPSLTFPEFKEADIRTSWLQNIAKTDDRMKQLFFPLGVQAMQSHDLTDFDVVLMSGTHCAKYVKVRKNALVISYSFTPFRLAWNPESYAQYAEAGPIKRFVFDKILRYLRDVDFRFAQRPNYYVGMTDETAERLRSAYQIKKPIRIIKPPVSVNNFYVSNLPKEYFLIVSRLEYYKKVDLAIDAFNELGYPLVVVGKGLQAEEIKARAKGNVTFLSGLSAQQLADAYANCRAFIFPQHEDYGITPLEANAAGRPVIAYGVGGVLATQIPVKDDPAEATALFFDEQTVESLVKAVKAFEGIEERFNPTFIRQHAEAFDEKIFIEQIQQFVQGKYLEYKKHSVA; encoded by the coding sequence GTGAAAATTGCCTTAGTTCAGGATGGATTGATGTGCCGCGCGGGGGGAGAACAGGTTGCTCTCTGCTTTCATAAAGCTTTTCCTGAAGCTCCTATCTATACGCAATGTTACCAGCCCAGCCTCACATTTCCTGAGTTCAAGGAAGCTGATATTCGTACGTCTTGGCTGCAAAATATTGCGAAGACGGACGATCGAATGAAACAGCTTTTTTTTCCGCTAGGCGTTCAGGCGATGCAATCTCATGATTTGACCGATTTTGACGTAGTGCTCATGTCAGGAACACATTGTGCTAAATACGTTAAAGTCCGAAAGAATGCGTTGGTAATCAGTTATAGTTTTACTCCCTTCCGATTGGCCTGGAATCCCGAATCGTACGCTCAGTACGCAGAAGCTGGACCCATAAAACGGTTCGTGTTTGATAAGATACTTCGGTATTTGCGGGATGTAGATTTCAGGTTTGCCCAACGACCAAACTACTATGTGGGTATGACCGATGAGACGGCAGAGCGGCTACGTAGTGCTTATCAGATAAAGAAACCGATTCGGATCATCAAGCCGCCAGTTAGTGTAAATAATTTTTATGTCTCGAATCTGCCAAAAGAGTATTTTTTGATCGTTTCTCGATTAGAATACTATAAGAAGGTTGACCTGGCAATCGATGCTTTCAACGAGCTGGGATACCCACTCGTGGTTGTTGGTAAGGGGCTGCAGGCAGAAGAGATAAAGGCCAGGGCCAAAGGAAACGTCACGTTTCTAAGCGGTTTGTCGGCACAACAACTAGCCGATGCGTATGCAAACTGTCGAGCCTTTATTTTCCCTCAGCATGAGGATTACGGAATAACTCCGCTGGAGGCTAATGCTGCCGGGCGTCCGGTAATTGCGTACGGCGTTGGGGGGGTACTGGCAACCCAGATTCCGGTAAAAGATGATCCAGCAGAAGCGACCGCCCTGTTTTTTGATGAACAAACGGTCGAGAGTTTAGTTAAAGCGGTGAAAGCGTTTGAGGGAATTGAAGAGCGGTTCAATCCAACATTTATCCGACAGCATGCTGAAGCCTTTGATGAAAAGATCTTCATCGAACAAATTCAGCAGTTTGTACAGGGAAAATATTTAGAATATAAGAAACATAGTGTAGCTTAG
- a CDS encoding exopolysaccharide biosynthesis polyprenyl glycosylphosphotransferase, whose product MRHRYSILFFPLHVIVDLLSVNAAFIGAYWIKFHTLDAVAQPPYATLWIIFNLIWLVEVIAFKPYIFPRQLFKLSHLLRTLSVLVGVHIAVVAVYCVAVQGYYYSREHLFITYFLFVCLSILTRIGGLIFLREYRIRGYNNRRYIIVGHGKLAVSIHSFYEAHPEMGFRFYGYFDQPDPENAGVLNGTIDDLSRFVKQQEIDCVYCCMPYIESDQLKKIVDQAEIDDYQVKLLVDFRGFMSKGTSVEYHDFLPVLNVSSQMLADFRVNIFKRTFDIIFSLCAFIFGLPIFLVVALVTRFTSSGPIFYAQERVGRNGKPFMIYKFRSMFVNAETTGPVLSGGLADNRITPWGRFMRQTRLDEIPQFFNVLKGDMSVVGPRPERQYFINQIVEIAPEYKQLLRVKPGITSIGQIKFGYAASVDEMVQRLRFDLLYPARRSFLFDMWIIAQTIWVMAQGRGK is encoded by the coding sequence ATGAGACACCGGTATTCCATACTGTTCTTTCCACTTCATGTAATTGTTGATCTGCTTAGTGTAAATGCGGCATTTATCGGCGCATACTGGATCAAATTTCATACACTGGATGCGGTAGCTCAACCGCCATATGCTACACTGTGGATTATATTTAATCTGATCTGGCTGGTTGAGGTTATTGCATTTAAGCCTTACATTTTCCCTCGTCAGCTCTTTAAACTATCTCATTTACTACGTACACTTTCGGTATTAGTTGGGGTTCATATTGCTGTTGTCGCGGTTTATTGCGTTGCTGTTCAGGGGTATTATTACTCCAGGGAGCACCTTTTCATAACCTATTTTCTTTTTGTCTGTCTAAGTATTTTAACTCGCATAGGGGGCTTGATTTTTCTGCGCGAGTATCGAATACGTGGTTATAACAACCGACGGTATATTATTGTCGGTCATGGTAAACTGGCGGTATCAATTCATAGCTTCTACGAAGCTCATCCCGAAATGGGCTTTCGCTTCTATGGCTATTTTGACCAGCCCGATCCTGAGAATGCCGGAGTACTTAACGGAACGATCGACGATTTGAGCCGTTTTGTTAAGCAGCAGGAGATTGATTGTGTTTACTGCTGCATGCCTTATATAGAAAGCGATCAGCTTAAGAAAATTGTTGATCAGGCGGAAATAGATGACTACCAGGTCAAATTACTGGTTGATTTTAGAGGGTTTATGAGCAAAGGAACATCTGTTGAGTATCATGACTTCCTGCCCGTGTTGAATGTGTCGTCGCAGATGCTTGCTGACTTCAGAGTAAACATATTCAAACGGACTTTTGACATTATTTTTTCACTGTGTGCCTTTATTTTTGGCCTGCCCATTTTTCTTGTTGTTGCTCTGGTAACCCGATTTACATCCTCCGGTCCCATTTTCTATGCGCAGGAGCGTGTTGGCCGTAATGGTAAACCATTCATGATCTATAAGTTCAGGAGTATGTTTGTGAATGCTGAAACAACGGGACCTGTTCTTTCCGGCGGACTTGCCGATAATCGGATTACGCCCTGGGGGAGGTTTATGCGGCAAACTCGACTGGATGAAATACCTCAGTTTTTTAATGTTCTAAAGGGGGATATGTCTGTTGTTGGGCCACGCCCCGAGCGGCAGTATTTTATTAACCAGATTGTAGAGATTGCTCCTGAATACAAACAGCTACTACGTGTAAAGCCAGGTATTACGTCTATTGGCCAGATTAAGTTCGGATACGCAGCTAGTGTTGACGAAATGGTTCAACGACTTCGATTTGATCTCCTATATCCTGCCCGCCGTTCTTTCCTGTTTGATATGTGGATTATCGCCCAGACTATCTGGGTAATGGCGCAGGGGCGGGGTAAGTAA
- a CDS encoding capsule assembly Wzi family protein, translating to MNKQPYEKNVLLPEAYIKARLGIFELYAGRRREKFGLADSTLSTGSYSWSGNAMPIPKIQLSIPTFTPIGITNGWVSVQGTYAHGWFSSSGFIQNTLLHQKSFYVRLGREKDVVRVYGGFNHQVVWGGRTDNLKGTGLVPDNGKLPSTLRDYYYVVVGDRWSRTDSSAYTNFEITNRVGNHLGSIDVGMEIDLVKYTLFMYRQNLYEDGSLFYLLNIQDGLNGFRIRRNNPNAIVRDILFEYLNTTDQGGPIFQIGDPYKQGKDNYFNNQQYRDGWGYKEHTIGTPFIPPAYGPNGEYPFGAFTSNNRVMVYHLGMSGSFPIRWKGLSAPITYQTKLSYSQNYGTYDIPYRPRRNQFSGYFSMIVPFSWMGGIQLAGSAAIDDGTLYQNGFGTYISLKKVWNSTK from the coding sequence GTGAATAAGCAACCCTATGAGAAAAATGTATTATTACCCGAAGCATACATTAAAGCGCGCTTAGGCATTTTTGAGTTATATGCTGGTCGTAGACGTGAAAAGTTTGGTCTAGCCGATTCTACGTTGTCAACCGGTTCTTATTCCTGGTCCGGTAATGCCATGCCCATCCCCAAAATTCAACTTTCTATTCCAACATTTACGCCAATCGGAATAACGAATGGATGGGTATCTGTGCAGGGAACCTACGCGCATGGTTGGTTTAGTTCCTCGGGTTTCATTCAAAATACACTGCTGCACCAGAAATCTTTTTACGTGCGCCTGGGACGTGAAAAGGATGTTGTTCGGGTATACGGCGGCTTCAATCACCAGGTCGTTTGGGGCGGTCGTACTGATAATTTAAAAGGTACAGGGCTCGTTCCGGATAACGGTAAACTGCCTTCTACATTACGTGATTATTACTATGTAGTTGTAGGAGATCGCTGGAGCCGGACGGATTCAAGTGCATATACTAACTTTGAGATCACTAACCGCGTTGGTAACCATCTGGGAAGTATAGATGTCGGAATGGAGATCGATCTGGTGAAATACACATTGTTTATGTATCGTCAGAATCTGTACGAAGATGGATCGCTGTTCTATTTATTAAATATTCAGGATGGCCTGAATGGATTCAGAATTCGGCGCAATAATCCCAATGCTATCGTACGGGACATTCTGTTCGAATACCTAAACACAACTGATCAGGGCGGACCAATATTTCAGATTGGTGATCCCTATAAACAGGGAAAAGATAACTACTTCAACAACCAGCAATACCGGGATGGCTGGGGTTATAAAGAACACACAATAGGCACGCCATTTATTCCACCCGCTTATGGCCCGAATGGGGAATATCCTTTTGGCGCTTTTACGTCTAATAATAGGGTAATGGTGTATCATCTCGGGATGTCAGGGAGTTTTCCGATACGCTGGAAAGGACTGAGCGCACCGATTACTTACCAAACTAAACTGTCCTATAGCCAGAATTATGGCACGTATGATATCCCATACCGTCCCCGGAGAAATCAATTCTCGGGCTATTTCAGTATGATTGTGCCATTTTCCTGGATGGGTGGAATCCAGTTAGCCGGTAGTGCCGCTATCGATGACGGAACTCTGTATCAAAATGGCTTTGGTACGTACATAAGCTTGAAAAAGGTCTGGAACTCAACAAAGTAG
- a CDS encoding 3-coathanger stack domain-containing protein encodes MATAQTNQQSLRIQIQYEKPGRYLEQATETIEAVNVVKKTANVEYQAGQSVTLLPGFSAETGSTFAATIKAVSTKQETPLQLAAYPNPFDQSTTIEYYLPSAGKVNLNIIDSQGRVVGQLVQGENQEAGKHKIDWKPESAGTGVYFPVVEANQQKAAGRLVKK; translated from the coding sequence ATGGCGACAGCCCAGACAAACCAACAGTCTTTACGAATCCAGATTCAGTACGAAAAACCAGGTCGGTACCTGGAACAGGCAACTGAAACGATAGAGGCTGTAAACGTTGTGAAAAAGACGGCTAACGTAGAGTACCAAGCTGGCCAGTCGGTGACGCTACTACCGGGCTTTAGTGCAGAAACGGGGAGCACATTTGCTGCTACGATCAAAGCGGTTTCCACGAAGCAGGAAACACCCCTTCAACTGGCAGCTTACCCAAATCCATTCGATCAGTCAACGACAATAGAATATTATTTGCCTTCTGCCGGGAAGGTAAACCTAAATATCATTGATTCGCAGGGGCGTGTTGTTGGGCAGCTTGTTCAGGGCGAAAACCAGGAAGCCGGCAAACACAAAATTGACTGGAAGCCAGAAAGTGCTGGTACAGGCGTATACTTTCCAGTAGTTGAAGCTAATCAGCAGAAAGCCGCCGGACGTCTGGTGAAAAAATAA
- a CDS encoding capsule assembly Wzi family protein, which translates to MRIALLWTCLVTISFSTYGQHVHEYKATVGGFFSSGPTPFWLRSNQYGVVPIQNPTGSFAVGLRSDYRTADSTRSKPLVDWGYGIDAVANAGQANQLLLPEAYVKGRLGAFELYAGRRREIVGLVDTLLTSGAYIWSGNALPIPKIQIGLPQFTPIPFTKGIVSIMGVIAHGWFENSDRLVKGSYLHQKYFYGRFGKPTWPFRLYAGFNHQVIWAGYSDYLIGSSAAVNGRLPSSIKYFPAVFWGSRNTQANGIDVTSFEDNRVGNHLGSIDFAVDVNLGQWNAMLYRQFFYDDGSLFYLLNVQDGLNGVRFKRKKQSNGLFSLRQVTFEYMFSGSQGGDLFILEDPKRRGRDDYFNHSQFLDGWTYYKRTIGTPFFTTDTEVSNELPARGGAGIANNRVSLFHVGLSAIVANRIDLTGRLSYSINAGTYATPYGTLPRQFSGIITAGIPTSLFGDTQLTASLAVDAGKLLPNSVGGYIGLRKKGLLNSRPAQRIVSPR; encoded by the coding sequence ATGAGAATTGCGTTACTGTGGACTTGCTTAGTTACTATTAGTTTTTCTACGTATGGACAACATGTTCACGAATATAAGGCAACTGTAGGAGGCTTTTTCTCATCAGGCCCTACGCCGTTCTGGCTTCGATCAAATCAGTATGGCGTTGTCCCCATACAAAACCCTACAGGTTCATTTGCTGTAGGCTTGCGGTCTGACTATAGAACAGCAGATAGCACGAGATCGAAACCGTTGGTCGATTGGGGGTATGGCATCGATGCAGTTGCAAACGCTGGGCAAGCGAATCAACTGTTACTGCCCGAAGCCTACGTAAAAGGACGTCTTGGTGCCTTTGAACTGTATGCGGGTCGACGTAGGGAAATTGTCGGCCTTGTCGACACGCTCCTGACGTCAGGTGCCTATATCTGGTCGGGTAACGCGCTCCCAATTCCCAAAATTCAGATTGGATTACCCCAGTTTACGCCTATTCCTTTCACAAAAGGAATCGTTTCCATTATGGGTGTAATAGCACACGGCTGGTTCGAAAATTCAGATCGTCTGGTTAAAGGGTCTTATCTGCATCAAAAATATTTTTACGGGCGATTCGGGAAACCGACCTGGCCTTTTCGCTTGTACGCTGGCTTTAACCACCAGGTTATCTGGGCTGGCTATTCGGATTACCTCATCGGTTCAAGTGCTGCAGTTAATGGACGTTTACCGTCTAGCATAAAGTATTTCCCAGCGGTTTTCTGGGGAAGTCGCAATACACAGGCGAATGGAATCGATGTAACTTCGTTTGAAGATAACCGGGTGGGTAATCATCTGGGATCGATAGATTTTGCTGTAGATGTCAATCTAGGGCAGTGGAATGCAATGCTCTACCGTCAATTCTTTTACGATGACGGGTCACTATTTTATCTTCTTAATGTTCAGGACGGCTTGAATGGCGTCCGGTTTAAGAGAAAAAAGCAGTCAAATGGTCTATTCTCGCTTCGGCAGGTAACGTTCGAGTATATGTTTTCTGGAAGTCAGGGCGGGGATTTATTCATCCTGGAAGATCCAAAAAGACGAGGTCGTGATGATTATTTCAATCATAGTCAGTTCCTGGATGGGTGGACTTATTATAAGCGCACTATTGGAACTCCGTTCTTTACGACAGATACGGAAGTCAGTAATGAGCTACCCGCGCGTGGTGGAGCTGGCATCGCAAATAACCGAGTCAGCCTGTTTCATGTGGGACTAAGTGCTATAGTGGCTAACCGGATTGATCTGACGGGCCGCCTGTCATACAGCATCAACGCTGGTACGTACGCTACGCCTTACGGAACGTTACCCCGCCAATTCTCCGGAATTATAACCGCTGGAATTCCAACTTCGCTATTCGGAGATACACAACTGACTGCATCGCTGGCCGTTGACGCCGGTAAATTACTGCCAAACAGTGTTGGCGGGTATATCGGCCTGCGGAAAAAGGGGCTGCTGAATAGTCGCCCGGCACAACGTATTGTTAGTCCGCGCTAA